A window of Patagioenas fasciata isolate bPatFas1 chromosome 5, bPatFas1.hap1, whole genome shotgun sequence contains these coding sequences:
- the ARF6 gene encoding ADP-ribosylation factor 6: MGKVLSKIFGNKEMRILMLGLDAAGKTTILYKLKLGQSVTTIPTVGFNVETVTYKNVKFNVWDVGGQDKIRPLWRHYYTGTQGLIFVVDCADRDRIDEARQELHRIINDREMRDAIILIFANKQDLPDAMKPHEIQEKLGLTRIRDRNWYVQPSCATTGDGLYEGLTWLTSNYKS, encoded by the coding sequence ATGGGCAAGGTGCTGTCCAAGATCTTCGGCAACAAGGAGATGCGGATCCTGATGCTGGGTCTGGACGCGGCGGGGAAAACCACCATCCTGTACAAACTAAAGCTGGGCCAGTCTGTCACCACCATCCCCACCGTGGGCTTCAACGTGGAGACGGTCACTTACAAAAACGTCAAGTTCAACGTGTGGGATGTGGGGGGCCAGGACAAGATCCGCCCGCTCTGGAGGCACTACTACACGGGCACGCAGGGGCTGATCTTCGTGGTGGACTGCGCCGATCGCGACCGCATCGACGAGGCCCGCCAGGAGCTGCACCGCATCATCAACGACAGGGAGATGCGGGACGCCATCATCCTCATCTTCGCCAACAAGCAGGACCTGCCCGATGCCATGAAACCCCACGAGATCCAGGAGAAACTGGGCCTGACCCGGATCAGGGATAGGAATTGGTACGTGCAGCCCTCCTGTGCTACTACAGGGGATGGACTctatgaagggctgacatggttAACGTCCAATTATAAATCCTAA